The Candidatus Arthromitus sp. SFB-mouse-Japan genome includes a region encoding these proteins:
- a CDS encoding YifB family Mg chelatase-like AAA ATPase, producing MVISLKSATFNYIKGRIIDIEVSITKGIPSFNIVGLPNVEIKESRERVRSAILNSGFKFPLGKITVNLAPANIRKEGSLLDLCIATGILICSKQINPIKNLFNTIILGELSLDGHIKGIKGSIPIILDGKDDGYNSYVLSEDNYFETKIIQNTDINYFNNFKSFVDYAEKGVVNNNTNLRRDNSCNIVKDNINLEDVLGHVSSKRAIQIAAAGFHNIILYGPVGSGKTMLAKSFKSILPNLTYEESLDKGRIYNFTSIQENYRQPVFREVSHTISKSSLIGSGRENKVGEMILSNNGVLFLDEMLEFKRETLEVLRKVLEDRKIQLNKNNEMIEFPSNFILLGATNLCPCGNYLNNSAIKQCVCDTVKRERYINKISKSLLDRIDIFSYTPVIDYVDVGNKKDMRVTSKKILETVVKAREIQYFRLKKFGIKYNSQMNNDLVNKFCELSSSSKQTLETIYRKENISTRSYFKILKIARTIADLNQSENINDEHIMEVINYRKFISNQII from the coding sequence TTGGTAATTTCATTGAAGAGTGCTACCTTCAATTATATAAAAGGACGGATTATAGATATAGAGGTATCTATTACAAAGGGGATACCATCTTTTAATATAGTGGGACTACCTAATGTTGAGATTAAAGAATCTAGGGAGAGAGTAAGAAGTGCAATTCTAAATAGTGGTTTTAAATTTCCTCTTGGGAAAATTACTGTTAATTTAGCACCAGCGAACATTAGAAAAGAAGGATCGCTTTTAGATCTTTGCATAGCAACGGGAATACTTATATGTTCTAAACAAATAAATCCAATTAAAAATCTGTTTAATACAATAATACTTGGAGAATTGTCATTAGATGGGCATATCAAAGGTATCAAGGGGAGTATACCAATTATTTTGGACGGAAAAGATGATGGGTATAATAGCTATGTTTTATCTGAGGATAATTATTTTGAAACAAAAATCATACAAAACACAGATATAAATTATTTTAATAATTTTAAAAGCTTTGTAGATTATGCTGAGAAGGGAGTAGTTAATAATAATACTAACTTAAGACGCGATAATAGTTGTAATATTGTGAAGGATAATATAAATTTGGAAGATGTTTTGGGACATGTTAGTAGCAAAAGAGCTATCCAAATAGCAGCGGCTGGATTTCATAATATAATACTCTATGGTCCAGTTGGAAGTGGTAAGACTATGCTTGCAAAATCATTTAAATCAATTTTACCTAATCTTACATATGAGGAAAGTCTGGATAAAGGAAGAATTTATAATTTTACTTCAATACAAGAAAATTATAGACAACCTGTATTTAGAGAAGTAAGTCATACGATTTCTAAAAGTTCATTGATTGGCAGTGGTCGTGAAAATAAAGTGGGCGAAATGATTTTGAGCAATAACGGTGTTTTATTTTTAGATGAAATGCTTGAGTTTAAACGTGAGACTCTAGAAGTTTTAAGAAAAGTTTTAGAAGATAGAAAGATACAATTAAATAAAAATAATGAAATGATAGAATTTCCAAGTAATTTTATATTGTTAGGAGCGACGAACCTTTGTCCATGCGGTAATTATTTAAACAATAGTGCTATAAAACAATGTGTTTGTGATACTGTGAAAAGAGAAAGATACATAAATAAAATTTCTAAGAGTTTACTCGATCGCATTGATATATTTTCATATACTCCTGTGATTGATTATGTTGATGTAGGAAACAAAAAAGACATGAGAGTAACTAGCAAAAAGATTTTGGAGACTGTAGTAAAAGCACGGGAAATTCAATATTTTCGATTGAAAAAATTTGGGATTAAATATAATTCTCAAATGAATAATGATTTAGTTAATAAATTTTGTGAGTTAAGTTCATCTAGCAAACAAACTCTTGAAACAATCTATCGTAAAGAAAATATATCGACTCGTTCATATTTTAAAATATTAAAAATAGCAAGAACAATAGCAGACTTAAATCAAAGTGAAAATATTAATGATGAACATATAATGGAAGTTATAAATTATAGAAAGTTTATAAGTAATCAGATTATTTGA
- the dprA gene encoding DNA-processing protein DprA, producing the protein MNFYDYWILKTNVSSNIKIKLIEDFKTSEEVYKGLIENGNLNYINLNEYDRFVKTYKQLKDDFDLHKYSNILDKYNIKFVKYGDDNYPNKLKDIDNKPFSIFYKGNIDLLDAYCISIIGTRNATPYGEEVCKKISRELSVNNVGVVSGGARGIDILSHKICLESNGMPICVLGSGLLNYYPKENFKYFDEIGDKGCILSEYDVYTKPDKFNFPQRNRIISAIGDGLIVVEAREKSGTMITVKYALDYGKDIAAVPGPIFWDKSMGCNKLIRDGAHIISEIKDLYDIFKLNSNTTSINYGNHEKLLSDPFKYKVFSLIKKKPSNIDEIANETGISVVDIYKILFELENLNIIEASVGNFYQLKVI; encoded by the coding sequence ATGAATTTTTATGATTATTGGATTTTAAAAACAAATGTAAGTTCAAATATTAAGATTAAATTAATAGAAGATTTTAAAACATCTGAAGAAGTGTACAAGGGGTTAATAGAAAATGGAAATTTAAATTATATAAATTTAAATGAGTATGACAGGTTTGTTAAAACTTATAAGCAATTAAAAGATGATTTTGATTTGCATAAATACAGCAATATCTTGGATAAATATAATATAAAATTTGTGAAATATGGTGATGATAATTATCCAAATAAATTAAAGGATATTGATAACAAACCATTTTCTATATTTTATAAGGGAAATATAGATTTATTAGATGCATATTGTATATCTATTATAGGGACTCGAAATGCTACACCATATGGAGAAGAAGTTTGCAAAAAAATATCGAGAGAATTAAGTGTAAATAATGTTGGTGTAGTTAGTGGTGGAGCAAGAGGAATTGATATATTATCTCATAAAATTTGTTTAGAAAGTAATGGCATGCCTATATGTGTACTTGGATCTGGATTATTAAACTATTACCCAAAGGAGAATTTTAAGTACTTTGATGAAATAGGGGATAAGGGGTGTATATTGTCTGAATACGATGTGTATACAAAACCTGATAAATTTAATTTCCCTCAACGCAATCGTATAATTAGTGCTATTGGGGATGGACTTATTGTTGTTGAAGCTAGAGAAAAAAGTGGAACTATGATTACTGTAAAATATGCGTTAGATTATGGAAAAGATATAGCAGCGGTACCAGGTCCAATTTTTTGGGATAAAAGTATGGGGTGCAATAAGTTGATAAGAGATGGTGCTCATATAATTTCAGAAATTAAAGATTTGTATGATATTTTTAAATTAAATAGCAATACTACTAGTATTAATTATGGGAATCATGAAAAATTACTATCTGATCCTTTCAAGTATAAAGTATTTTCATTGATAAAGAAGAAACCTAGTAATATTGATGAAATTGCTAATGAAACAGGAATTAGTGTAGTAGATATTTATAAGATATTATTTGAGCTTGAAAATTTAAATATTATAGAAGCATCTGTAGGTAACTTTTATCAATTAAAAGTAATTTAA
- the topA gene encoding type I DNA topoisomerase — MAKYLVIVESPAKAKTIKKYLGLNYEVVASMGHIRDLPKSRLGVSVEDDYEPNYINVRGKADLIKSLKKASKKSEKVFLATDPDREGEAISWHLAYILGIDVDDKCRVEFNEITKTTIKNSIKNARSINLNLVNAQQARRVVDRLVGYGISPILWKTVKPKLSAGRVQSAALKLICDRENEINSFEVKQYFTIEGSGKKNSKKYVFKLHSKHKEKLDELTENKVLEILDELSEGKYIVDEIKEGSKNKYPSPPFTTSTLQQEAYKKLNFQTKRTMSVAQSLYEGVEVKGYGVVGLITYMRTDSVRLSADSLNQANEFVAKVYGDKYKLDIPRQYGKNNKNIQDAHEAIRPTNVEITPDIAKQTLKDDQYKLYSLIWRRFLASQMRNAVYNTMAISIKNGDYLFKLNGSQLQFDGFLKVYEVDKDDKDLILPAFEEGEELKNVKVESIEHFTQPPPRYTEASFVKLLEEKSIGRPSTYVPTISTLFDRMYLKRQNKQFVPTELGIIVNDLIKNNFTEIVDIEFTADMEKKLDGIEEGKASWKSIVHEFYKPLKEKIDIAENTVKKVVIEDEVTDVLCDKCGRNMVKKHSRYGVFLACPGYPECKNTKSIIQKLNIPCPKCGGEINVRKSKKGKVFYGCSKYPECDFISWNEPSNVKCPKCGGITVKKIKRKQEFYECIDQDCKDK; from the coding sequence ATGGCAAAATATTTAGTTATCGTTGAATCGCCAGCAAAAGCTAAGACTATAAAAAAATATTTGGGATTGAATTATGAAGTTGTAGCATCAATGGGACATATTAGAGATTTGCCTAAGAGTCGATTAGGAGTATCTGTTGAAGATGATTATGAACCAAATTACATAAATGTTAGGGGAAAAGCTGATTTAATTAAATCACTTAAAAAGGCTTCTAAAAAGAGTGAAAAAGTTTTTTTAGCAACTGACCCAGATAGGGAAGGTGAGGCTATATCTTGGCATTTAGCTTATATATTAGGGATTGATGTTGATGATAAATGTAGAGTTGAATTTAATGAAATAACAAAAACAACCATAAAAAACTCTATTAAAAATGCTAGAAGTATTAATTTGAATTTAGTTAATGCTCAGCAGGCTAGAAGAGTAGTAGATAGATTAGTTGGATATGGTATAAGTCCTATTTTATGGAAAACAGTGAAGCCTAAGTTGAGTGCTGGTAGGGTGCAGTCCGCGGCTCTGAAGTTAATATGTGATAGAGAAAATGAAATAAATAGTTTTGAAGTTAAACAATATTTTACGATAGAAGGCAGTGGAAAAAAGAATTCTAAGAAATATGTGTTCAAACTTCATTCTAAGCACAAGGAAAAATTGGATGAATTAACAGAAAATAAAGTTTTAGAAATATTAGATGAGTTGTCCGAAGGAAAGTATATTGTAGATGAAATAAAGGAAGGCTCAAAAAATAAGTATCCATCACCACCTTTTACTACAAGTACCCTTCAGCAAGAGGCTTATAAGAAATTAAATTTTCAGACAAAGAGGACTATGTCTGTTGCTCAGTCACTATATGAGGGAGTTGAGGTTAAAGGATATGGAGTTGTAGGATTAATCACTTATATGAGAACGGATTCTGTTAGATTATCGGCTGATTCTTTAAATCAAGCAAATGAATTTGTGGCTAAAGTATATGGAGACAAATATAAACTTGATATACCGAGGCAATATGGGAAGAATAATAAAAATATTCAAGATGCACATGAAGCTATAAGACCTACCAATGTAGAAATTACACCAGATATTGCAAAGCAAACTTTAAAAGATGATCAGTATAAGTTATATTCTCTAATATGGAGAAGATTTTTGGCAAGTCAGATGCGTAATGCTGTATACAATACAATGGCTATTAGTATAAAAAATGGAGATTATTTATTTAAATTAAATGGATCTCAGTTGCAATTTGATGGATTTTTGAAAGTTTATGAAGTTGATAAGGATGATAAAGACTTAATACTTCCAGCATTTGAAGAAGGGGAAGAATTAAAGAATGTTAAAGTGGAAAGTATAGAACATTTCACACAACCACCTCCAAGATATACCGAAGCATCTTTTGTTAAATTATTGGAAGAAAAATCTATAGGAAGACCAAGTACTTACGTTCCAACTATAAGTACTCTTTTCGATCGTATGTATTTAAAACGTCAAAATAAACAATTTGTTCCAACAGAATTAGGAATTATAGTCAATGATTTAATAAAAAATAATTTTACAGAGATTGTTGATATAGAATTTACAGCTGACATGGAAAAAAAATTAGATGGGATAGAAGAAGGTAAAGCAAGTTGGAAAAGTATAGTTCATGAGTTCTATAAACCACTAAAAGAAAAAATTGATATAGCCGAGAATACAGTTAAGAAGGTTGTGATTGAAGACGAAGTTACTGATGTTTTATGTGATAAATGTGGGCGTAATATGGTTAAAAAACATAGTAGATATGGTGTTTTTCTAGCATGTCCAGGATATCCGGAATGTAAAAATACTAAGTCTATTATTCAAAAATTGAACATTCCATGTCCTAAATGTGGTGGGGAAATCAATGTTAGGAAGAGTAAAAAAGGAAAAGTATTCTATGGATGCAGTAAGTATCCTGAATGTGATTTTATATCATGGAATGAACCGAGCAATGTTAAGTGTCCTAAATGTGGTGGTATTACAGTTAAGAAAATTAAAAGAAAACAGGAGTTCTATGAATGTATTGATCAAGATTGTAAAGATAAATAA
- the rpsB gene encoding 30S ribosomal protein S2 — translation MSIISMKQLLEAGVHFGHQTRRWNPKMSRFIFAERNGIYIIDLQKTVKKLEEAYEFVRSLATEGKDILFVGTKKQAQETIGEEAQRVGMHYVNHRWLGGMLTNFRTIKNRIKRLETLKEMEENGTFSLMLKKEVIKLRSEREKLERNLGGIKNLDANNIGAMFIIDPKKERNAIYEAKKLGIPIVSVVDTNCDPDEIDFPIPGNDDAIRAVKLITSKIADAIVEGRQGVDVIEEVQETQEA, via the coding sequence ATGTCAATTATTTCAATGAAACAATTATTAGAAGCTGGTGTTCATTTTGGACATCAAACAAGAAGATGGAATCCTAAAATGAGTAGATTTATTTTTGCAGAAAGAAATGGAATATATATAATAGATTTACAAAAAACTGTTAAGAAATTAGAAGAAGCATATGAGTTTGTAAGGAGTTTGGCTACAGAAGGTAAAGATATTTTGTTTGTTGGAACGAAGAAACAGGCTCAAGAAACAATAGGAGAAGAAGCACAGAGAGTAGGAATGCATTATGTTAACCATAGATGGTTAGGAGGAATGCTGACTAATTTTAGGACTATCAAGAATAGGATTAAACGTCTTGAAACTTTGAAAGAAATGGAAGAGAATGGAACATTTTCTTTGATGTTAAAGAAAGAGGTTATAAAGCTTCGTTCTGAAAGGGAAAAATTAGAAAGAAATTTAGGTGGGATAAAGAATTTAGATGCTAATAATATTGGAGCAATGTTTATAATAGACCCTAAAAAAGAGAGAAATGCTATTTATGAAGCAAAAAAATTAGGGATTCCTATTGTATCAGTTGTGGATACAAACTGTGATCCAGATGAAATAGATTTTCCTATTCCAGGAAATGATGACGCAATAAGAGCTGTAAAATTAATAACTAGTAAAATAGCTGATGCTATTGTTGAAGGAAGACAGGGTGTAGACGTTATAGAGGAAGTTCAAGAGACTCAAGAAGCTTAA
- the tsf gene encoding translation elongation factor Ts codes for MVTAQLVKELRELTGAGMMDCKKALSETDGDLEKAIDVLREKGLASAAKKAGRVAAEGVVSSYVSTDFSKGTLVELNCETDFVAINPLFVKLSKEICEIASENQCDDVQTIESLNYKFNQEFSTVKDALIGLVSKLGENISLRRVVNYSANNGVINTYIHGDGKIGVIVELESDNKSEDVFKVAKDICMQIAASNPLFLDVNSVDQLVVEKERQILKTQALNEGKPEQVVEKMVEGRIKKYYQEVCLTEQSFVKDPDLTVAKFIKNKSKELGSKIQIIRFSRFEKGEGIEKIEENFAEEVQKQMNKGNK; via the coding sequence ATGGTAACTGCACAATTGGTTAAAGAGCTGAGAGAATTAACTGGAGCTGGAATGATGGATTGTAAGAAGGCTCTATCTGAAACAGATGGTGACCTTGAAAAAGCTATAGATGTTTTAAGAGAAAAAGGTCTAGCATCGGCAGCTAAAAAAGCTGGAAGAGTTGCTGCTGAAGGGGTTGTTTCTTCTTATGTTAGCACAGATTTTTCTAAAGGGACTTTAGTTGAATTGAATTGTGAAACAGATTTTGTAGCTATTAACCCATTATTTGTAAAATTATCCAAAGAAATTTGTGAGATAGCTTCCGAAAATCAGTGTGATGATGTTCAAACAATTGAGAGCTTAAACTATAAGTTTAATCAGGAGTTTAGTACTGTTAAAGATGCTCTTATTGGGTTAGTATCCAAACTTGGAGAAAATATATCATTAAGAAGAGTGGTTAATTATTCAGCTAATAATGGAGTTATTAATACTTATATTCATGGTGATGGTAAGATTGGTGTTATAGTTGAGTTAGAGAGTGATAATAAAAGTGAGGATGTTTTTAAAGTTGCTAAAGATATTTGTATGCAAATAGCTGCTAGTAATCCTCTATTTTTAGATGTTAATAGTGTAGATCAATTAGTGGTTGAAAAAGAACGTCAAATTTTGAAAACTCAAGCTCTAAATGAAGGAAAACCAGAACAAGTAGTTGAAAAAATGGTTGAAGGAAGAATCAAAAAATATTATCAGGAAGTTTGTTTAACTGAACAAAGTTTTGTTAAAGATCCAGATTTAACAGTTGCAAAGTTTATTAAAAATAAATCTAAAGAATTAGGCTCAAAAATTCAAATTATACGTTTTTCTCGTTTTGAAAAAGGGGAAGGTATAGAAAAAATCGAAGAGAATTTTGCTGAAGAAGTTCAGAAACAGATGAATAAAGGTAATAAATAG
- the pyrH gene encoding UMP kinase, which yields MEYKFKRVLLKLSGEALAGNIGFGIDFEVCRRIAREIKELKDNGLEVGVVVGGGNIWRGRAGRGMDRTTADHMGMLATCINSLALQDSLEEYGIITRVLSALEIKQIAEPYIRRKAVRHLEKGRVVIFSSGTGNPFFSTDTAAALRAAEIEAEVILLAKKVDGIYNKDPMKYDDAIRYNELSYLEILKNNLQVMDSTATSLCMDNNIPIIVFNLDIEGNILKAVKGEKIGTFVSK from the coding sequence ATGGAGTATAAGTTTAAAAGAGTTTTGTTGAAATTATCTGGTGAGGCACTTGCGGGTAATATAGGATTTGGAATAGATTTTGAAGTATGCAGAAGGATTGCTAGAGAAATAAAAGAACTTAAAGATAATGGTTTAGAAGTAGGCGTTGTTGTTGGTGGTGGAAATATATGGAGAGGTAGAGCTGGGCGTGGTATGGATCGAACAACTGCGGATCATATGGGTATGCTTGCTACATGCATAAATTCATTAGCTCTACAGGATTCATTGGAAGAGTATGGTATAATTACTAGAGTATTAAGTGCGTTAGAAATAAAACAGATAGCGGAACCATATATAAGGAGAAAAGCTGTAAGACATCTAGAAAAAGGTAGGGTTGTAATATTTTCATCTGGTACAGGTAATCCATTTTTTTCAACAGATACAGCTGCGGCATTAAGAGCAGCAGAAATTGAAGCAGAGGTTATACTTCTTGCAAAAAAAGTAGATGGTATATATAATAAAGATCCAATGAAATATGATGATGCTATAAGATACAACGAATTAAGTTATTTGGAAATTTTAAAAAATAATTTACAGGTTATGGATTCGACTGCTACATCGTTGTGTATGGATAATAATATACCAATAATTGTTTTTAATTTAGATATTGAAGGAAATATATTAAAAGCAGTTAAAGGCGAAAAAATAGGAACCTTTGTAAGTAAATAA
- the frr gene encoding ribosome recycling factor yields the protein MISQIVDVLKEKMLKTMDVLVGELGSVRVGRANPNMLDRVEVEYYGVMTRLNQLANISTPESRILMIQPWEKNILKDIEKAILKSDLGLMPNNDGSSIRLIIPEMTEETRRNTVKKAKKIAEDSKVALRALRRDANDKVKLLKKDGSITEDDLKKAEDDIQKQTDKFVKKVDEIVANKEKEIMSI from the coding sequence ATGATTAGTCAAATAGTGGATGTATTGAAAGAAAAGATGTTAAAAACTATGGATGTATTGGTAGGAGAGTTAGGCTCTGTCAGGGTAGGAAGAGCTAATCCAAATATGCTTGATAGAGTGGAAGTTGAGTATTATGGAGTTATGACTAGACTTAATCAGCTTGCTAATATTTCTACACCAGAGTCTAGAATATTAATGATTCAACCGTGGGAAAAAAATATTCTAAAAGATATTGAAAAAGCTATATTAAAATCAGATTTAGGATTAATGCCAAACAACGATGGATCATCAATAAGATTAATTATTCCTGAAATGACAGAGGAGACGAGGAGAAATACTGTTAAAAAAGCTAAAAAGATTGCTGAAGATTCAAAAGTTGCGTTAAGAGCTTTAAGAAGAGATGCTAACGATAAAGTTAAATTATTGAAAAAAGATGGATCAATAACAGAAGATGATTTAAAAAAAGCGGAAGATGATATACAAAAACAGACGGATAAATTTGTTAAAAAAGTGGATGAAATAGTTGCAAATAAAGAAAAAGAAATAATGTCAATTTAG
- a CDS encoding isoprenyl transferase, translating to MKLNLKHGNLPNHIAIILDGNGRWAKNRNLSRTEGHKAGVENLEMLIDQCKDLNIKYITLYVFSTENWKRPAFEVNNLMLLLNKYLTERLDDLMQKNIRLNVIGDVSKLPKKTMKLIAFVINETKNNSKMVLTLAINYGARNEILRAVKNLAEDAKNSKLDIDDIDEKLFSKYLYTYDIPDPDLLIRTSGEYRLSNFLLWQCAYTEFWYTDVFWPDFKKSDLYDALESFKKRKRRFGKVDDGN from the coding sequence TTGAAATTGAATTTGAAACATGGTAATCTTCCTAATCATATAGCTATAATTTTAGATGGTAATGGGAGATGGGCAAAAAATAGAAATCTTTCAAGAACTGAAGGCCATAAAGCCGGGGTCGAAAATTTAGAAATGCTTATAGATCAATGTAAGGATCTTAATATTAAGTACATAACATTATATGTATTTTCTACTGAAAATTGGAAACGTCCAGCCTTTGAAGTTAATAATTTAATGTTATTATTAAATAAATATTTAACTGAAAGACTAGATGATTTGATGCAAAAAAATATAAGATTAAATGTTATTGGCGACGTTAGTAAATTACCAAAGAAAACAATGAAATTGATAGCATTTGTAATTAATGAAACTAAAAATAATTCTAAAATGGTTTTAACACTTGCTATAAATTACGGGGCAAGGAATGAAATATTGAGGGCTGTTAAGAATTTAGCTGAAGATGCTAAAAATTCGAAATTAGATATTGATGATATTGATGAAAAATTATTTTCAAAGTATTTGTATACATATGATATACCAGATCCAGATTTATTGATTCGAACTAGTGGTGAGTATAGGTTAAGCAATTTTTTATTGTGGCAGTGTGCTTATACTGAGTTTTGGTATACAGATGTGTTTTGGCCAGATTTTAAAAAATCAGATTTATATGATGCTTTAGAGAGTTTTAAAAAAAGGAAAAGACGCTTTGGAAAGGTAGACGATGGGAATTGA